One Equus caballus isolate H_3958 breed thoroughbred chromosome 17, TB-T2T, whole genome shotgun sequence DNA window includes the following coding sequences:
- the LOC102148513 gene encoding uncharacterized protein isoform X2 has product MAASRGMLALLALLLYCWQEAELQHLRALAASSPELPPSLRNLDDDLATVFDEILVQEMLDHSKSSASITQATEATLSTRLFKEKEAGTKISLLAGTHKKHQVKQFSSGKEDRLPSDEKEKERLFQIKSLAALENIIDHLRSALGSTGTPEATVTHPCCGGCLALVPRPGRSPTSVRRPSLQAASYLGLSLTSGGGVLPSHPSSLPSQQDRPTQAGEEREVSGRSACCKFTSPSFTSQFPLLQIQMSRGALANPSSLGRECSYRRMIRSPETLSSKETSIKVCPKELNTTRGNRA; this is encoded by the exons CTTCAAGTCCTGAATTGCCACCAAGTTTAAGAAATCTGGATGATGACTTGGCTACAGTATTTG ATGAAATTCTAGTCCAAGAGATGCTGGATCACAGCAAATCATCAGCGTCTATAACACAAGCGACAGAAGCAACGTTATCAACAAGATTATTCAAGGAAAAAG AAGCCGGTACTAAAATAAGTCTTCTGGCCGGTACTCATAAGAAGCATCAAGTAAAGCAATTCTCTTCTGGGAAAGAGGACAGACTTCCCTCTGATG aaaaggagaaagaaagactttTTCAGATTAAAAGCCTAGCAGCTCTGGAAAACATCATTGACCACCTTCGAAGCGCTTTAG GATCAACCGGGACTCCTGAGGCCACTGTCACACACCCGTGTTGCGGAGGTTGCCTGGCCCTGGTGCCCAGGCCCGGGAGGTCCCCAACCTCCGTGAGACGGCCCTCGCTGCAGGCGGCCTCCTACCTGGGGCTGAGTCTCACATCGGGGGGGGGggtcctcccctcccacccctcctcacTGCCTTCTCAG CAGGACCGGCCGACACAagcaggggaagagagggaggtcAGTGGTCGCTCAGCCTGCTGCAAGTTTACCAGCCCGTCCTTCACCAGCCAATTCCCGCTGCTCCAGATACAGATGTCAAGGGGGGCTTTGGCAAATCCCAGCTCCCTGGGACGCGAGTGCTCCTACAGGAGAATGATAAGGTCTCCC GAGACACTCTCAAGCAAAGAAACAAGCATAAAAGTTTGTCCAAAGGAGCTAAACACCACAAGAGGAAACAGAGCCTGA
- the LOC102148513 gene encoding uncharacterized protein isoform X1 has protein sequence MAASRGMLALLALLLYCWQEAELQHLRALAASSPELPPSLRNLDDDLATVFDEILVQEMLDHSKSSASITQATEATLSTRLFKEKEAGTKISLLAGTHKKHQVKQFSSGKEDRLPSDEKEKERLFQIKSLAALENIIDHLRSALGSTGTPEATVTHPCCGGCLALVPRPGRSPTSVRRPSLQAASYLGLSLTSGGGVLPSHPSSLPSQQDRPTQAGEEREVSGRSACCKFTSPSFTSQFPLLQIQMSRGALANPSSLGRECSYRRMIRSPGQTHHSWELGSGSECRIWTQPQMSCHYGVTLGK, from the exons CTTCAAGTCCTGAATTGCCACCAAGTTTAAGAAATCTGGATGATGACTTGGCTACAGTATTTG ATGAAATTCTAGTCCAAGAGATGCTGGATCACAGCAAATCATCAGCGTCTATAACACAAGCGACAGAAGCAACGTTATCAACAAGATTATTCAAGGAAAAAG AAGCCGGTACTAAAATAAGTCTTCTGGCCGGTACTCATAAGAAGCATCAAGTAAAGCAATTCTCTTCTGGGAAAGAGGACAGACTTCCCTCTGATG aaaaggagaaagaaagactttTTCAGATTAAAAGCCTAGCAGCTCTGGAAAACATCATTGACCACCTTCGAAGCGCTTTAG GATCAACCGGGACTCCTGAGGCCACTGTCACACACCCGTGTTGCGGAGGTTGCCTGGCCCTGGTGCCCAGGCCCGGGAGGTCCCCAACCTCCGTGAGACGGCCCTCGCTGCAGGCGGCCTCCTACCTGGGGCTGAGTCTCACATCGGGGGGGGGggtcctcccctcccacccctcctcacTGCCTTCTCAG CAGGACCGGCCGACACAagcaggggaagagagggaggtcAGTGGTCGCTCAGCCTGCTGCAAGTTTACCAGCCCGTCCTTCACCAGCCAATTCCCGCTGCTCCAGATACAGATGTCAAGGGGGGCTTTGGCAAATCCCAGCTCCCTGGGACGCGAGTGCTCCTACAGGAGAATGATAAGGTCTCCC GGTCAGACTCACCACTCGTGGGAGCTGGGCAGTGGCTCAGAGTGCAGGATTTGGACCCAGCCCCAAATGAGTTGTCACTAtggggtgaccttgggcaagtga